A window from Chitinophaga filiformis encodes these proteins:
- a CDS encoding DUF6770 family protein, with translation MKKRLLLFLYTLFVVLSASAQSRVFKQVGSGISTSLHSILQDGSLVGYLTFTELEKASKDSFNYEITIMDENLNDIGKVKFRQQKLNLRDVAFEQDMLCLAYIKSDVLGTTARHKISYKIAARKGYVSFFAQFINLQGEITKTFEKKADVDLYVALKEYEMGIRPLKEDIQLKNISGVGFAAFYGDKTKKPLLTFNAAGEKISERQVKEVAESYYLHTAGDDIYLLTQKAQEYGNGYTLYGYSGTANSPTLKLQLKDKKQRMLDILGFGNDPATGKLFISGIVGGRSDNTMNDVYDIYNGKLQGIFKIDINGAHKEDVKTVYSCWADSTHGDINNKGYIASAHGHIVPRPSFRDFEGNTYFLGSRLTAKKNKGAMIAGIATMPLLIPYYVLLATGSFGTYSFDDVLVMQMDKNGKIHYIDSIGTELYKRKNAAPIFKGADNCTFYSLTNPDTKTSFLIVKGEKDITIYNVHDKKIVRKIARTNNEVKTNIYPAKDGHIIVSEYDEKEKSTRLSIEAI, from the coding sequence ATGAAAAAAAGGCTCCTATTATTCCTGTACACTTTATTTGTTGTACTTAGTGCCAGTGCTCAGTCCCGGGTATTCAAACAGGTAGGCAGCGGTATTTCCACCTCGCTGCACAGCATTTTGCAGGATGGAAGTCTTGTAGGTTACCTGACCTTTACAGAACTTGAAAAAGCCAGCAAAGACTCTTTCAACTACGAGATCACTATCATGGACGAGAACCTGAACGATATCGGAAAGGTAAAATTCCGTCAGCAGAAACTCAACCTGCGCGATGTGGCCTTCGAGCAGGATATGCTTTGTCTGGCCTATATTAAAAGCGATGTATTAGGCACCACTGCAAGACACAAGATCTCTTATAAAATAGCCGCCAGGAAAGGCTATGTATCATTCTTCGCACAATTCATCAACCTGCAGGGCGAGATCACGAAGACCTTTGAAAAGAAAGCAGATGTTGATCTTTATGTTGCGCTGAAGGAATATGAAATGGGTATCCGTCCGTTGAAAGAGGATATCCAGCTGAAAAATATCAGTGGCGTAGGTTTTGCGGCCTTTTACGGCGACAAGACCAAAAAACCTTTGCTCACTTTCAATGCTGCCGGCGAAAAGATCAGTGAAAGACAGGTGAAGGAAGTAGCAGAGAGCTATTACTTGCATACTGCAGGTGATGATATCTACCTGCTGACACAAAAAGCACAGGAATATGGCAACGGTTATACCCTTTACGGATATAGTGGTACCGCCAACTCTCCCACACTGAAATTGCAGTTGAAAGATAAAAAACAGCGTATGCTGGATATCCTTGGTTTCGGGAATGACCCTGCAACCGGCAAACTGTTCATCTCGGGCATCGTCGGCGGCAGATCGGATAACACGATGAATGATGTATATGATATCTACAATGGAAAACTTCAGGGTATTTTCAAAATAGATATAAACGGCGCTCATAAAGAAGATGTGAAAACTGTTTATTCCTGCTGGGCCGACAGCACCCATGGCGATATCAACAACAAGGGTTACATCGCCAGCGCCCACGGGCATATCGTGCCACGTCCTTCTTTCAGGGACTTTGAAGGCAACACCTATTTCCTGGGAAGCCGCCTTACTGCAAAGAAGAACAAAGGAGCGATGATTGCCGGTATAGCCACAATGCCGCTGCTGATCCCCTATTACGTACTATTGGCAACCGGTTCTTTCGGGACCTATTCTTTTGATGATGTACTGGTAATGCAAATGGACAAAAATGGTAAGATCCATTATATTGACAGCATCGGTACTGAACTGTACAAACGAAAGAATGCAGCGCCAATATTCAAAGGGGCTGATAACTGTACTTTCTATTCCTTAACCAACCCCGATACCAAAACATCCTTCCTGATTGTTAAAGGCGAAAAAGACATTACTATCTACAATGTTCACGATAAAAAGATCGTGCGGAAAATAGCCAGGACCAATAATGAGGTGAAAACAAACATATATCCTGCAAAAGATGGCCACATCATTGTTTCAGAGTATGATGAAAAGGAGAAATCCACGAGGTTATCCATTGAGGCTATTTAG
- the der gene encoding ribosome biogenesis GTPase Der — translation MAGFTVAIVGRPNVGKSTLFNRLLEQRKAIVDDVSGVTRDRQYGVADWNGKSFNVIDTGGFVSRSEDIFEREIRKQVKIAMEEANLLLFMCDVATGITDLDAEMADILRRSSKPVILVVNKVDNNTRQLEATEFYSLGFEKVFFMSSMSGSGSGELLDEITGMIPEDDDTLEAAQEAAELPKIAIIGQPNVGKSSLLNALIGEERNIVSDIPGTTRDTIHTHYKMFQKDFVLIDTAGLRRKNKVQEDLEFYSVIRAIKAMDEADVCLLLLDATKGITAQDLSIFSLAGRKGKGLVVLVNKWDLIEDKSTNTARDYEKDLKSRLAPFSDVPVIFTSVTEKQRIFKAIEEALRVYENRKRKVQTSRLNEVMLKAIESFHPPVVRGIPIKIKYVTQLPTFTPAFAFFCNLPDDVKQPYRNYLENQLRSNFDFEGVPLKLFFRKK, via the coding sequence ATGGCAGGATTTACAGTAGCAATCGTCGGTCGTCCAAATGTGGGTAAATCTACCCTGTTCAACCGTTTGCTGGAGCAGCGTAAAGCCATCGTCGATGACGTGAGCGGTGTTACGCGTGACAGGCAATATGGTGTTGCGGACTGGAACGGGAAATCGTTCAACGTGATTGATACCGGTGGTTTTGTATCCAGAAGTGAAGATATTTTCGAGCGTGAGATACGCAAACAGGTAAAAATAGCAATGGAGGAGGCCAACCTCCTGTTGTTCATGTGTGATGTGGCTACAGGTATTACTGATCTGGATGCTGAAATGGCGGATATATTGCGTCGTTCTTCCAAACCGGTGATACTGGTGGTCAATAAAGTGGATAATAATACCCGTCAGCTGGAAGCAACGGAATTTTACAGCCTCGGGTTTGAAAAGGTATTTTTCATGTCTTCCATGAGTGGTAGTGGCAGTGGTGAATTGCTGGATGAGATCACCGGCATGATCCCTGAAGACGACGACACGCTGGAAGCAGCACAGGAAGCAGCCGAACTGCCGAAGATAGCGATCATCGGTCAGCCGAATGTGGGTAAATCATCCCTGCTGAATGCCCTGATCGGAGAGGAGCGGAATATCGTGTCTGACATTCCCGGTACTACACGCGATACGATCCATACCCACTATAAGATGTTCCAGAAGGACTTTGTTTTGATCGATACTGCCGGTTTGCGCCGTAAGAACAAAGTACAGGAAGACCTGGAGTTCTATTCTGTTATCCGCGCTATCAAAGCGATGGATGAAGCAGACGTTTGCCTGCTGCTGCTCGATGCCACCAAAGGCATCACTGCGCAGGATCTGAGCATTTTCAGCCTGGCCGGCCGTAAAGGGAAAGGCCTGGTAGTGCTGGTGAACAAATGGGACCTGATCGAAGATAAAAGCACCAATACGGCAAGGGATTATGAAAAGGACCTGAAAAGCCGTCTGGCGCCATTCTCTGATGTACCGGTGATATTCACCTCAGTAACGGAGAAACAGCGTATTTTCAAGGCAATAGAAGAGGCGCTGCGTGTATATGAGAACCGTAAGCGTAAAGTGCAGACGTCCAGGTTGAATGAGGTGATGCTGAAGGCGATCGAGAGTTTCCATCCGCCTGTAGTGAGGGGTATTCCTATCAAAATCAAGTATGTAACGCAACTTCCGACGTTTACACCGGCATTTGCATTCTTCTGTAATCTGCCGGATGATGTGAAGCAACCATACAGGAACTACCTTGAAAATCAGCTCCGTAGCAACTTTGATTTCGAGGGGGTACCGTTAAAACTGTTCTTCAGGAAGAAATAA
- a CDS encoding single-stranded DNA-binding protein, translating into MIRLQLIGHLGHDAVQRHVNGKTVLSFRVAHTERFTNRDGILQEKTIWVDCSYWEHEKVGPYLTKGTRIYVDGNPSAEVYVNNQGEQQSSIRLRVTTLQLLSSRRGVGGKEVEEAAGDDADVADDLPF; encoded by the coding sequence ATGATCAGACTACAGTTAATCGGGCATCTGGGACATGATGCAGTTCAGCGGCATGTAAATGGCAAGACCGTACTCAGCTTTCGTGTTGCACACACAGAACGTTTCACAAACAGGGATGGCATACTGCAGGAAAAGACCATCTGGGTCGACTGTTCCTATTGGGAGCATGAAAAGGTAGGACCTTACCTGACGAAGGGCACGCGCATCTATGTGGATGGCAATCCATCTGCAGAAGTGTATGTGAACAATCAGGGAGAACAGCAATCCTCGATCCGCCTGCGGGTAACCACTTTACAGTTACTTTCCAGTCGCCGTGGCGTTGGCGGGAAGGAAGTGGAAGAAGCTGCAGGCGATGATGCGGATGTGGCAGACGATCTGCCTTTTTAG
- a CDS encoding N-acetylornithine carbamoyltransferase, with the protein MKQFISVDDVPSVPRLVEIALEYKKQPFKDKTLGQNKTLGMIFLNPSLRTRLSTQVAAKNLGMEVVVFNIDKEGWQLEMNDGAIMNGNTSEHVKEAAAVMGQYFDIMAIRTFPGLKDKESDYKEKYINQFVKYAGVPVLSLESATLHPLQSLTDVITIKERWQQPRKPKVVMTWAPHVKPLPQAVPNSFAQWINAWGEADFVITHPEGYELDPKFTGNAQIEYNQDKALEGADFVYVKNWSSYKDYGKITCTDSNWMVTNDKLKGTNQAKVMHCLPVRRNVVIADEVLDGPQSIVIPEAANRVWAAQAVLSQILKG; encoded by the coding sequence ATGAAACAATTTATTTCCGTAGATGATGTGCCAAGTGTCCCGCGTTTAGTGGAGATCGCACTGGAGTACAAAAAACAGCCTTTCAAAGACAAAACATTAGGACAGAACAAGACGCTGGGAATGATATTTCTGAACCCCAGTCTGCGAACACGATTGAGTACGCAGGTGGCGGCGAAGAACCTCGGAATGGAAGTAGTGGTATTCAACATCGATAAGGAAGGCTGGCAGCTGGAAATGAATGATGGCGCTATAATGAACGGAAATACTTCGGAGCACGTAAAAGAAGCCGCTGCCGTAATGGGACAGTACTTCGATATAATGGCGATCCGTACGTTTCCGGGACTGAAGGATAAAGAGTCTGATTATAAGGAAAAATATATCAATCAGTTCGTGAAGTACGCAGGCGTGCCGGTATTGAGCCTGGAAAGCGCTACCCTGCACCCTTTGCAGAGCTTAACAGATGTGATTACCATTAAGGAACGCTGGCAGCAGCCACGCAAACCGAAAGTGGTAATGACCTGGGCGCCGCACGTGAAGCCGCTGCCACAGGCTGTTCCCAACTCTTTTGCACAGTGGATCAATGCCTGGGGCGAAGCTGATTTCGTGATCACACATCCGGAAGGATATGAACTGGATCCGAAATTCACCGGCAACGCACAGATAGAATACAACCAGGATAAAGCCCTGGAAGGTGCGGATTTCGTGTATGTAAAGAACTGGTCTTCTTATAAAGATTATGGCAAGATCACCTGCACAGACAGTAACTGGATGGTGACCAACGACAAGCTGAAGGGAACCAACCAGGCAAAAGTGATGCACTGCCTGCCGGTAAGAAGGAATGTGGTAATAGCTGATGAAGTACTGGACGGACCTCAGTCTATTGTGATCCCTGAAGCAGCTAACCGGGTATGGGCGGCACAGGCGGTATTAAGCCAGATCTTAAAAGGTTAA
- a CDS encoding M20 family metallo-hydrolase yields the protein MWNQQLYDDAVTLLKGLISIPSLSREEQGTAQLIADFLKERNIPYQQHLNNIWAKNKHFDPAKPVIVFNSHHDTVKPNPQYTRDPFSPDVEDGKLFGLGSNDAGGCLVSLIATFLHFYDRSDMAYNIILTATAEEEISGVNGIESILSQLPAIDFAIVGEPTQTQLATAEKGLMVLDCAVQGKAGHAARDEGENALYKALPDIEWFRTYRFPKVSDTLGPVKMSVTVINTSNKAHNVVPADCTFVVDVRVTEQYTLEEVLDIIRANVQCEVKPRSLRMRPSGIPLDHPFVQGGLRHGKTTYGSPTTSDQALIPATSIKMGPGDSARSHTADEYIYLDEIRQGIDSYIKLLEEIL from the coding sequence ATGTGGAACCAACAGCTGTATGATGATGCAGTAACATTACTAAAAGGGCTGATCTCCATCCCTTCCCTGAGCAGGGAGGAACAGGGGACGGCGCAACTGATCGCTGATTTCCTGAAGGAGCGGAACATTCCTTATCAGCAGCATCTGAATAATATATGGGCAAAGAATAAACATTTTGATCCCGCTAAGCCTGTAATTGTTTTTAATTCTCACCACGATACTGTAAAACCTAACCCGCAATACACCCGCGACCCTTTTTCTCCCGATGTAGAAGACGGAAAACTGTTCGGTCTTGGCAGTAATGACGCAGGCGGATGCCTGGTCAGTCTTATCGCTACCTTTCTGCATTTTTATGATCGCAGCGATATGGCTTACAATATCATTCTTACTGCCACGGCAGAAGAAGAGATCAGTGGTGTAAACGGTATAGAAAGTATCCTTTCGCAATTACCGGCGATTGATTTTGCTATCGTGGGAGAGCCGACTCAAACACAACTGGCCACAGCAGAAAAAGGCCTGATGGTGCTGGATTGTGCCGTGCAGGGCAAGGCAGGGCATGCGGCGCGCGATGAAGGAGAAAATGCCCTGTATAAGGCGTTGCCGGACATTGAGTGGTTCAGGACCTACCGTTTCCCGAAAGTATCTGATACACTGGGACCGGTAAAGATGAGCGTAACGGTGATCAACACCTCCAATAAAGCGCATAATGTGGTACCGGCCGATTGCACCTTCGTGGTGGATGTGCGGGTAACGGAACAATATACACTGGAAGAGGTACTGGATATTATCCGTGCAAATGTACAGTGCGAGGTGAAGCCCCGTTCCCTGCGTATGCGTCCATCGGGTATCCCGCTGGACCATCCGTTTGTACAGGGTGGCCTGCGCCATGGAAAGACCACCTATGGCTCGCCCACTACATCGGATCAGGCGCTGATACCGGCAACCTCTATCAAGATGGGCCCCGGCGATTCTGCCCGTTCGCATACCGCAGATGAGTACATTTACCTGGACGAGATCCGTCAGGGTATTGATAGTTACATTAAATTACTGGAAGAAATCTTGTAG
- the era gene encoding GTPase Era — MHKAGFVNIFGKANAGKSTLMNALVGEKLAIVSPKVQTTRHRITGIVTTPEYQIVFSDTPGIIDPRYRLHEKMMGAVKSALEDADVAMLLMDAKDNLEENLELFGSLKLKARSILVINKSDLLMKDELDALVKKCEEWGKAEKVVVISALQGKGVPALLQTVVALLPESDPFYPEDTLTDKSTRFFVAEIIREKIFHLFDEEIPYHTAVIVTQYQEKNTLIKISAEIIVTRETQKAIILGDKGSSIKKIGTLARQDIEKFVGQKVFLELFVKVRSKWRDNDIYLREYGY; from the coding sequence ATGCATAAAGCTGGTTTTGTAAATATCTTCGGTAAGGCAAATGCAGGGAAGAGCACCCTGATGAACGCGCTGGTGGGCGAAAAGCTCGCTATTGTGTCTCCGAAGGTACAGACAACCAGGCACCGCATTACGGGGATAGTTACCACACCGGAATACCAGATCGTATTCTCTGACACTCCTGGTATTATCGATCCCCGTTACCGGCTGCACGAAAAGATGATGGGTGCTGTTAAGTCAGCGCTGGAGGATGCAGATGTGGCCATGTTGCTCATGGACGCCAAAGACAACCTGGAAGAGAACCTGGAGCTGTTCGGATCGCTGAAGCTAAAAGCCCGCAGTATCCTGGTGATCAACAAGTCGGACCTCCTGATGAAAGATGAGCTGGACGCATTGGTTAAAAAATGCGAGGAGTGGGGGAAAGCCGAAAAGGTGGTAGTGATCTCTGCCCTGCAGGGAAAAGGTGTTCCTGCATTGCTGCAGACTGTGGTAGCCCTGCTCCCGGAAAGCGACCCCTTCTATCCGGAAGATACGTTAACCGATAAGTCTACACGTTTTTTTGTAGCCGAGATCATCCGGGAAAAGATATTTCACCTGTTCGACGAAGAGATTCCTTATCATACTGCGGTAATTGTAACGCAATACCAGGAGAAGAACACCCTGATCAAGATCTCGGCAGAGATCATTGTGACGCGTGAGACGCAGAAAGCGATCATCCTGGGCGACAAAGGGTCTTCCATTAAAAAGATCGGTACGCTGGCCCGCCAGGATATCGAGAAATTTGTGGGTCAGAAAGTGTTCCTTGAACTATTTGTGAAAGTGCGCAGCAAGTGGCGGGATAATGATATTTATTTAAGGGAATACGGTTATTAA
- the argB gene encoding acetylglutamate kinase: protein MIDLFVIKVGGNVIDNPALLDAFLQKFAAIKGKKILIHGGGKIATRIGDQLGIESKYVNGRRITDAATIDVVTMVYGGLVNKQLVAKLQANGCNAIGMTGADANIIPATKRPVKDIDYGFVGDINTADVQGASLRALLEADLIPVFAPLTHDGKGQMLNTNADTIASSLAVALSKFYEVRLIYCFEKKGVLHSPDDDNSVITLIDRMIYEELKADNVLTDGILPKLENAFAAIESGVAEVLIGHADDVQSNTTDTVAGTLIR from the coding sequence ATGATCGATCTCTTTGTAATAAAAGTCGGCGGTAACGTCATCGATAATCCTGCATTGCTGGATGCATTCCTTCAAAAGTTTGCAGCCATCAAAGGAAAGAAAATACTGATCCATGGGGGTGGCAAAATTGCCACCCGCATAGGAGACCAGCTGGGTATCGAATCGAAATATGTGAACGGCCGCCGTATTACCGATGCAGCAACGATCGATGTAGTGACAATGGTGTACGGTGGACTGGTAAACAAACAGCTGGTGGCTAAATTACAGGCCAATGGCTGCAATGCTATCGGCATGACCGGCGCTGATGCCAATATCATTCCTGCTACCAAACGTCCTGTGAAGGACATCGATTATGGATTTGTAGGAGATATCAACACAGCAGATGTGCAGGGCGCTTCCCTGAGAGCATTGCTGGAGGCTGACCTGATACCTGTATTTGCACCGCTGACACACGATGGCAAGGGGCAGATGCTGAATACAAATGCAGATACGATTGCGTCTTCCCTGGCAGTAGCTTTGTCGAAGTTCTATGAAGTGCGGCTGATCTATTGCTTTGAGAAGAAAGGGGTGCTGCATAGCCCGGACGATGATAATTCTGTTATTACCCTGATAGACCGTATGATCTATGAGGAACTGAAGGCTGATAACGTGCTGACGGACGGTATCCTGCCGAAACTGGAAAATGCTTTCGCAGCTATAGAAAGTGGTGTGGCGGAAGTACTGATCGGTCATGCTGATGACGTACAGAGCAACACCACAGATACAGTAGCGGGTACTTTAATACGCTAA
- the argH gene encoding argininosuccinate lyase, whose protein sequence is MKIWQKDKAALAEVDRFTVGKDREMDAYLAPFDVLGSLAHTTMLESIGLLTADELAILQKELKQIYKEIQEGNFTLEDGVEDIHSQVELLLTRRLGEVGKKIHSGRSRNDQVLVDLKLFLRHELEVLVGEVKTLFDLLQQKSVQYKDHLLPGYTHLQIAMPSSFGLWFGAYAESLVDDLTVLQGAYKVVNKNPLGSAAGYGSSFPLNRTMTTQLLGFDDLNYNVVYAQMGRGKTEKIVAFALAGIASTVAKMAMDACLFMNQNFGFISFPDELTTGSSIMPHKKNPDVWELIRSHGNKLQALPNEITMMITNLPSGYHRDLQLLKENLFPAFGVLKDCLRMAGLMLENIRIKENILDDEKYRYLFSVEVVNRLVLEGVPFREAYKQVGLDIEKGNFEPEQTVQHTHEGSIGNPGNAEVSRMMDEVIKGFPFGKVAAAIEKLLR, encoded by the coding sequence ATGAAAATCTGGCAAAAGGATAAAGCCGCGCTGGCAGAAGTGGACCGGTTTACAGTCGGTAAAGACCGTGAGATGGACGCTTATCTGGCGCCATTTGATGTGCTGGGCTCCCTGGCGCATACGACCATGCTGGAGAGCATCGGCCTGTTAACGGCAGATGAGCTGGCCATCCTGCAGAAAGAGTTAAAGCAGATATACAAAGAAATACAGGAGGGCAATTTTACACTGGAAGATGGGGTCGAAGACATCCATTCACAGGTAGAATTGTTGCTCACCCGCAGGCTGGGAGAGGTAGGCAAGAAGATCCACAGTGGCCGTTCCCGTAACGACCAGGTACTGGTAGACCTGAAGCTGTTCCTCCGTCATGAACTGGAAGTGCTGGTAGGAGAGGTAAAGACCTTATTCGACCTCCTGCAACAGAAAAGTGTGCAGTATAAAGATCACCTGTTGCCGGGCTATACGCACCTGCAGATCGCCATGCCATCTTCCTTCGGATTATGGTTCGGCGCTTATGCAGAAAGCCTGGTAGATGACCTGACCGTTTTACAGGGCGCTTATAAGGTTGTAAATAAGAATCCATTGGGTTCTGCTGCCGGTTATGGTTCCTCATTCCCGCTGAACCGTACCATGACCACGCAGCTGCTGGGTTTTGATGATCTGAATTACAATGTGGTGTATGCCCAGATGGGACGTGGAAAAACAGAAAAGATCGTTGCTTTTGCACTGGCAGGTATTGCCTCTACAGTGGCCAAGATGGCAATGGACGCCTGTTTGTTCATGAACCAGAACTTTGGCTTCATCAGTTTCCCGGACGAGCTGACCACAGGTTCCAGTATCATGCCGCATAAGAAGAATCCTGATGTATGGGAACTGATCCGCTCACATGGTAACAAACTCCAGGCTTTGCCGAATGAGATCACGATGATGATCACGAACCTGCCCAGCGGTTACCACCGTGATCTGCAGTTGCTGAAGGAAAACCTGTTCCCTGCATTCGGCGTGCTGAAAGATTGTTTACGGATGGCGGGATTAATGCTGGAAAATATCCGCATCAAAGAAAATATACTGGATGATGAAAAGTATCGTTACCTGTTCAGTGTAGAAGTAGTGAACAGGCTTGTACTGGAAGGCGTGCCTTTCCGTGAAGCATACAAGCAGGTAGGGCTGGATATTGAGAAAGGCAATTTCGAACCTGAGCAGACCGTACAGCATACACACGAAGGCAGTATCGGTAACCCGGGCAATGCAGAAGTGAGCAGGATGATGGATGAAGTGATCAAAGGCTTTCCTTTCGGAAAGGTAGCGGCAGCGATAGAAAAGTTGTTGCGTTAA
- a CDS encoding TonB-dependent receptor, producing MRQFLFLLLLCSLSTVHAQTVLTGTVTDKNSGKPLQGVSVSIPSANAGIHTNASGQYRFTIPAKGQYTLQATYLGFKTFTTNITANGSNIQTDISLEETGLFVKPVEITSLRAGEHSPFTQSTLTAEDIKRQNLGQDLPLLLNQQPGVVTNSDAGTGIGYTGIRVRGSDITRINVTANGIPINDAESQGTFFVNMPDFASSVSSIQLQRGVGTSTNGAGAFGASLNLSTNDFRDKAYGEISNSYGSFNSWKHTVKAGSGLINDHFTIDARLSKISSDGYIDRASSDLRSFYTSAAYISKNTAIRLNVFSGKEKTYQAWNGVPFDSLKTHRTYNSAGQRSDGSYYDNETDNYQQDHYQLFLNQSLSSRLDFNVAAHYTRGRGYYEQYREEEAFADYGLPDPVINGAPVTKTDLIRQLWLDNDFYGGIFSVNYKGDKLNWSLGGGWNRYEGSHYGKIIWAQYAAGIDKDHKYYDNDAFKRDFNVYWKGEYKLTTDLRLFADLQYRTVKYNIDGFDDNPHLIQHNDYNFFNPKAGISYTLDSHQEVYASFAVGNKEPNRDDFEADINHTPKHESLRDVEAGYAYHSNNLVLQGNVYYMDYKNQLVQTGQLNDVGAYTRTNIPKSYRAGIELQASTRLGHLFTLSANAALSRNKVKDFRNFLDNWNTGLQDTVAYNNSNIAFSPAFVGGYTLTAKPIRNLEISLLGKYVSRQYLDNTGTKERSLDGYYTNDLRINYVIPQPLFKELGIQFMLNNIWNKKYSPNGWTYAYKEDGAEKSTNGYYPMAGTNFFAGVNIAF from the coding sequence ATGAGACAATTTTTATTTCTTTTGCTGCTATGCAGCTTAAGTACTGTACACGCGCAAACGGTGCTGACAGGAACAGTGACCGACAAGAACAGCGGCAAACCGCTGCAGGGCGTGTCTGTAAGTATCCCTTCCGCCAACGCCGGTATTCATACCAATGCCAGCGGTCAATACCGATTTACCATCCCTGCTAAAGGCCAGTATACCTTACAGGCCACTTATCTCGGTTTTAAGACATTCACCACCAATATCACCGCCAACGGCAGCAACATTCAGACAGACATCTCCCTGGAAGAAACAGGACTGTTCGTGAAGCCTGTTGAGATCACCAGCCTGCGTGCAGGTGAGCATTCTCCCTTCACACAGTCGACGCTGACCGCTGAAGATATCAAAAGGCAGAACCTCGGACAGGACCTGCCATTGCTGCTCAACCAGCAGCCAGGTGTGGTAACAAATTCCGATGCCGGAACAGGTATCGGTTACACCGGCATCCGTGTAAGAGGCTCTGATATCACCCGTATCAATGTTACGGCAAACGGTATCCCTATCAATGACGCAGAATCACAGGGTACCTTCTTCGTGAACATGCCCGATTTCGCGTCTTCTGTCAGCAGCATCCAGCTGCAACGTGGTGTAGGCACTTCCACCAACGGCGCCGGTGCTTTTGGGGCTTCACTGAACCTCAGCACCAACGATTTCAGGGATAAAGCCTATGGTGAGATCAGCAACAGCTACGGTTCCTTCAATTCATGGAAACATACAGTGAAAGCAGGTTCTGGTCTGATCAACGATCACTTTACCATCGATGCGAGGCTGTCCAAGATCTCTTCGGATGGCTATATAGACCGCGCTTCTTCCGACCTGCGCTCCTTCTATACTTCCGCTGCCTATATCTCAAAAAACACCGCCATACGGCTCAACGTATTTTCCGGCAAAGAAAAGACCTACCAGGCATGGAACGGCGTACCGTTTGACTCACTGAAAACACACCGTACCTACAATTCCGCCGGACAACGTTCTGACGGTTCCTACTACGATAATGAAACTGATAATTACCAGCAGGATCATTACCAGTTATTCCTGAACCAATCTCTCAGCTCAAGGCTCGACTTCAACGTGGCAGCACACTATACGCGCGGCAGGGGTTACTATGAGCAATACAGGGAAGAAGAAGCATTTGCGGACTATGGTTTGCCTGATCCCGTGATCAATGGCGCGCCGGTAACCAAAACAGATCTTATCAGGCAGCTATGGCTGGATAATGATTTCTATGGTGGCATCTTCTCTGTCAACTATAAAGGCGATAAACTGAACTGGAGCCTCGGCGGCGGATGGAACAGATATGAGGGCAGTCACTATGGTAAGATCATCTGGGCACAGTATGCTGCAGGTATAGATAAGGATCATAAGTATTACGACAACGATGCCTTCAAACGCGATTTCAATGTCTACTGGAAAGGCGAATATAAACTCACAACAGACCTTCGCCTGTTTGCCGATCTGCAATACCGTACAGTGAAATACAATATCGATGGATTTGATGATAATCCACACCTGATACAACACAACGACTACAACTTCTTCAATCCGAAAGCAGGTATTTCCTATACGCTGGATAGTCACCAGGAAGTATACGCATCATTTGCTGTTGGCAATAAAGAACCGAACCGCGACGACTTTGAAGCAGATATCAACCACACGCCTAAACATGAGTCATTACGCGATGTAGAAGCCGGATACGCTTACCACAGTAATAACCTGGTATTACAGGGCAATGTCTATTACATGGACTATAAAAACCAGCTGGTGCAAACCGGTCAGCTGAATGATGTAGGCGCTTATACCCGCACTAATATTCCGAAAAGCTACCGCGCTGGCATAGAGCTGCAGGCAAGCACAAGACTGGGACATCTCTTCACACTCTCGGCCAATGCAGCCCTGAGCCGCAACAAAGTAAAAGACTTCCGCAATTTCCTGGATAACTGGAATACCGGCCTGCAGGATACCGTTGCTTACAACAACAGCAATATTGCCTTCTCTCCTGCTTTCGTGGGTGGCTACACGCTGACTGCAAAGCCGATAAGGAACCTGGAAATAAGCCTGCTGGGCAAGTATGTAAGCAGGCAGTACCTGGATAATACCGGCACAAAAGAACGTAGCCTGGACGGTTATTATACTAACGATCTGCGTATTAACTATGTCATCCCCCAGCCATTGTTCAAAGAACTGGGTATACAGTTCATGCTGAACAATATCTGGAACAAGAAGTACTCACCCAACGGATGGACCTACGCATATAAAGAGGATGGGGCCGAAAAATCGACTAACGGGTATTATCCGATGGCTGGTACCAATTTCTTCGCCGGCGTCAATATAGCCTTCTGA